In the Desulfitobacterium hafniense DCB-2 genome, CCCTCAGTCGGTTAATTATCTGGATCCCTTGATGCCGGTGGGAAAGCAGGTTCAGATTGGCCTGGCTAAACAAAGAGCACAAGAAAGGCAGAACAGGCTGTTTGCCCATTACGGATTAAAAGAAAGCGACGGAAGGCTTTATCCTCATGAATTATCGGGAGGTATGCTGCGCAGGGTGCTGTTTGCTACCAGCGTCAGAGAGGGGGTAAAGCTGGTCATAGCTGATGAACCCACCCCCGGCATCCATCCCCAAGCCCTGGCAGAAATCCTTAAACAGTTGCAGCAGTTTGCCCGGGAAGGAGCCGGGGTTATGCTCATCACCCATGACATCATGTCCGCCCTTGCAATCGCCGATCGGGTTGCTGTGATTAAGGATGGGCAAACCATAGAGATCTCCCCGGTGTCCGCTTTTTCCGGAACGGGGGAACAGCTGCAAACAGACTATGCCAGAAAATTATGGCGGGCCTTACCGCAAAATGATTTTGCCTGCCAGGAATTGAGGTGGGAAGCATAATGGCTTTGCTGGGAGAGAACCTGGGGGTTTATTATAAAAAGGATCAGTGGATTTTTAAGAACATGAACATCAAGGTGTTACCCGGCCAAGTTCTTGGTTTATCCGGATACAGCGGCTGCGGTAAAACGACCCTGGCCAGAGTTTTAGCCGGATATATCCTTCCTCAGACCGGCAGGGTAAGCGTGGATTCTAAGCCTTTGGCGCCAAAAAGCTTTCGCCCGGTCCAATTAATTTATCAGCACCCGGAAAAGGCCATCAATCCCCGCTGGAAAATGGAGGATGTCTTAACCGAAACCTATACCCCTTCCCAGGATATCCTGGATGCTTTCGGCATCCGGGAGGATTGGCGGAAGCGCTGGCCCATCGAGCTCTCCGGCGGAGAGCTGCAGCGGTTTTGTATCGTGCGTGCTTTGAACCCACAGACCCGGTATATTATTGCCGATGAAATGACCACCATGCTGGACGCTATTACCCAGGCCAGAATTTGGCATAGTTTTCTCCATATTTGCCAAAGCAGAAAGATTGGTGTAATTGTGGTCAGCCATGAGCTCAGTCTTCTGAACCGCCTGTGTGACAAGGTCATTCAAGTGGGGAATACGTGGGAGTAATCTTTGGACAAGAGGATGGCCTGAAATTGGCCATCCTCTTTATGCCGCACTTAGATAAGCGGGAAAGCAAGCTGAACTGTAAATACATGATCGTTTTGCCTATACATAAACCGCCCCTGATGCAGAAGCATAATTTTTTGGCAATTATTTAACCCCAAGCCTGTTTTAGGAGTAGGGTCCAGAGAATGCTGACTATGATTTTCAAAAACTAAAACCAACTCGCCGGAGTCAATGGTGCTATACAGCCGGACCGGATGAGCAGGATCAGCATGCCTTTGCACATTGGAGAGCATATTGTCAAATATTCTCTGAATCATGCCTGAGTCCACCTTGATCGTCCCCTCAGGCAGCTCAACAGTAGAGGAAACCATAAAGCCACTTTGTTCCATTAAATAGATATGCTCATGGATCATCTCTCTCAGCACTTCTTGAGCAGGGTAATGCTTTAAGTCAATCTCCTTATAATCGTTGGTGGATATAAAAAAGTAGTCAAACAGATGGTTAATCAAGTCTTTGATTTGCAGGGCCCGATTTTTGCACTTGCCAAGGAAAGAGCTCTCCTTGGCCGGGATATCTTCACCTTCCAGCACCTCCAGATAGCCGATTAATGCCGTAAGAGGGGTGCGGAGATCATGGGAGACACCGGCCATCAAGGTATTGGTGGCCGCTCTGACCCGTTCAGCGTAGTCTTCCCGGGCGATGAAGGCTTTGCGCATTTCATCAATTTCCTGGGCCAGAGAGGCCAGTTCATCGTTGCCCTTGATGGTAATTGAGTAATGGAGATCGCCCCCTTCTAAAATCCTTATTTCCTTTTCCAAGGTATTGATATAGGATACCTTTTTATGGATGAAAAAGACCATGATGGTAATAAAACAGAGGAAGAACACCAGCAAATTAAAATAAGTAATATAGTCTATATAACGGTGTTCAAAAAAATCCTTGATAAAAACTTCAGCGGTTCCCTCCTGGAAAGTCAATATATATTTATTATGCCATAGATAAAAGTCGGGAAATTTGGGTTGGCTGGGAAAGGAAAAGCTCGGTGACAGGGTATGTGAACTATAGATCAACGTATTGTCGTGATAAATCACAATCTCCGTTAATTCCTTGCCCCGCATCCAGTTATCCAATTCGGACAGGTCCGACAAAGAGATCTGATTGTCTTTAATATACTGCCGCAGGCTGGTTATTTTTTTCTCGATGTGAGCAGAAATTACTTCCGGCTTTTTACAATAATCATAGATGATGCCGCGGGATAGGTATTGCAGACCGAGAAAAAGCAAAGCGGAAGCAAGGCATGCCAAAACAGCTGTGATCATCAAGGTTTGGGACAGCTTATATTCACGTTTTGCTCTATTCAATATAATACCCCTTTCCCCAAACAGTACGAATATACTGGGGACGCCCTACATCCTTCTCTAATTTTCTTCTTAGATTTTTAATATGGACCATGATCGTGTTATTGGAAAGAGGAAGAAAGGGCTCCTGCCAGATGTGTTCGTAAATTTCCTTAGCGGAAAAAACCTTGCGGCGATTGAGCAATAAGAGCCGGAACACCTGATATTCCATACTGGTCAGGGCAATTTTTTCTCCCGAACGGGCAACGGTTCCCGTATCTAAATCGATATAGAGATCCCCGAGCCTGACTTCTTTTTTAGAAGCAGGCTCTTGCTTTTGGTAGATCAGATAGCGGCGCAGCAGGGCTTTTACCCTGGAAATCAGTTCGATTGAGGAAAAAGGTTTGACAAGGTAATCGTCGCCGCCGCAGGAAAATCCCTCTGCTTTATCCGCATCCTGGTTTTTGGCGGTCAGGAATAAAATGGGGATGGTTGTGGTTTTGCGGATTTCCGAACACAGCTCAAATCCGGATTTTCCCGGCATCATAATATCCAGAATCGCCAAATCCACCCCAGGGGTGAGCGTTGCCAAGGCGGTGTCTGCGTCGGCGGCAACTTGTACCGCGAAACCTTCCCTTTGCAATAAGATATGAATGATTTCCCGTATTTCAGGATCGTCGTCCACCACAAGAATGGTTGAGTTTTCCGGCATGTTTACCCCTCCTCTACATGCTATATTCCTAACTATAGCATGAAATATTCGTTGAGAAAATTCAGGAGAGGGCATGAATAAATTTATTGACAACCAAAGTTTTCCAAATTATAATAAAATGCGAATGCGAATTATATGCATTTAAAAAATCACAAAAAGTTCAAGGAGGGTTTATTGAAAATGAAAAAGCTTTGGAGTAAAATCCTAGTTGGAGGCTTGGTTCTGTTCCTGATGGCGGGGTGCAGCCAGACACAGAATTCCTCTTCTCCAAATACGAATGATAAGCAAAGTCAAAGTGAAAAGCTTTCCGTTTATACCAGTTTTTATCCAATGTATGATTTTGCAGCCAAGATCGGCGGAGATAAGATTACCCCAGTGAATATGGTCCCGGCCGGAATGGAGCCCCATGATTGGGAGCCTTCTGCCGCCGATATTACGGGGCTGGAAAAGGCGGATGTCTTTGTCTATAACGGAGCCGGTATGGAGCATTGGGTGGAGGATGTTCTGGAATCCCTCCAGAATAAGGCCCTGATTGCTGTGGAAGCTTCCAAAGATATTACCCTCAGGGAAGGGCACCATGAACACGATCATGAAGATGAGCATGAAGACGAAGGAAAAGAACATGAGGAAGAGGAAGAGCATGGGCACGAAGGGGCGGAATATGACCCCCATACCTGGCTCAGTCCCTTGAATGCCAAAAAGCAGATGGAGACGATTAAAGATGCTTTTGTTCAAGCCGACCCGGATAACAAGGATTATT is a window encoding:
- a CDS encoding ABC transporter ATP-binding protein produces the protein MLKAAQPLLKVENLSIGFSQYFRGTQKRVIQPIANLHVEIEEGEIVAVVGASGSGKSLLAHAILGILPTNAICSGSMMYRGQELTKKRKEELRGREISFIPQSVNYLDPLMPVGKQVQIGLAKQRAQERQNRLFAHYGLKESDGRLYPHELSGGMLRRVLFATSVREGVKLVIADEPTPGIHPQALAEILKQLQQFAREGAGVMLITHDIMSALAIADRVAVIKDGQTIEISPVSAFSGTGEQLQTDYARKLWRALPQNDFACQELRWEA
- a CDS encoding metal ABC transporter substrate-binding protein; this translates as MKKLWSKILVGGLVLFLMAGCSQTQNSSSPNTNDKQSQSEKLSVYTSFYPMYDFAAKIGGDKITPVNMVPAGMEPHDWEPSAADITGLEKADVFVYNGAGMEHWVEDVLESLQNKALIAVEASKDITLREGHHEHDHEDEHEDEGKEHEEEEEHGHEGAEYDPHTWLSPLNAKKQMETIKDAFVQADPDNKDYYETNYVKYAADLDGLDKEFKDTLAPLPKKDIIVSHEAFGYLCGAYGLNQIGIEGLAPDSEPDPARMAEVIEFAKEHEVKVIFFEELVSPKVAETIAKATGAKTAVLSPIEGLSDEQQAAGDDYLAVMRQNLEALKAALQ
- a CDS encoding HAMP domain-containing sensor histidine kinase, whose translation is MNRAKREYKLSQTLMITAVLACLASALLFLGLQYLSRGIIYDYCKKPEVISAHIEKKITSLRQYIKDNQISLSDLSELDNWMRGKELTEIVIYHDNTLIYSSHTLSPSFSFPSQPKFPDFYLWHNKYILTFQEGTAEVFIKDFFEHRYIDYITYFNLLVFFLCFITIMVFFIHKKVSYINTLEKEIRILEGGDLHYSITIKGNDELASLAQEIDEMRKAFIAREDYAERVRAATNTLMAGVSHDLRTPLTALIGYLEVLEGEDIPAKESSFLGKCKNRALQIKDLINHLFDYFFISTNDYKEIDLKHYPAQEVLREMIHEHIYLMEQSGFMVSSTVELPEGTIKVDSGMIQRIFDNMLSNVQRHADPAHPVRLYSTIDSGELVLVFENHSQHSLDPTPKTGLGLNNCQKIMLLHQGRFMYRQNDHVFTVQLAFPLI
- a CDS encoding response regulator transcription factor — its product is MPENSTILVVDDDPEIREIIHILLQREGFAVQVAADADTALATLTPGVDLAILDIMMPGKSGFELCSEIRKTTTIPILFLTAKNQDADKAEGFSCGGDDYLVKPFSSIELISRVKALLRRYLIYQKQEPASKKEVRLGDLYIDLDTGTVARSGEKIALTSMEYQVFRLLLLNRRKVFSAKEIYEHIWQEPFLPLSNNTIMVHIKNLRRKLEKDVGRPQYIRTVWGKGYYIE
- a CDS encoding ABC transporter ATP-binding protein — protein: MALLGENLGVYYKKDQWIFKNMNIKVLPGQVLGLSGYSGCGKTTLARVLAGYILPQTGRVSVDSKPLAPKSFRPVQLIYQHPEKAINPRWKMEDVLTETYTPSQDILDAFGIREDWRKRWPIELSGGELQRFCIVRALNPQTRYIIADEMTTMLDAITQARIWHSFLHICQSRKIGVIVVSHELSLLNRLCDKVIQVGNTWE